The Lycium barbarum isolate Lr01 chromosome 12, ASM1917538v2, whole genome shotgun sequence genome includes a region encoding these proteins:
- the LOC132622300 gene encoding geraniol 8-hydroxylase-like: MEYVAIIGGLLLAWTLLQCIRCVAISKRRNKNIPPGPVPLPLIGNLHNILGDQPHQSLARLAEKYGPMISLRMGQLTTVVISSSAVAKEVLQKQDLAFSSRTIPDALHAHNHSQFSVVFLPVCSQWRSLRKVLNFHIFSSNRFDASQHLRSQKIQDLIDYCRKCSQSGEAVNIGQAAFEVMINLVSNTIFSKDAADPYANSGKEFKEVVWKIMEEAGRPNFADYFPLLKTIDPQGIRRRIGKHIDKLLQLIEELINERLQQRSKLPNNSSTDFLDALLNTSQEDAQAINRNHIKHLCLDLFVAGTDTTSSTLEWAMVEVMRKPYIMKKAKSELADVIGKGKIIEEYDITRLPYLQCLVKETLRMHPPVPFLIRKVDQDIEACGYFIPKDSQVLVHVWSIGRDPAIWEDPLAFKPERFWGSKMDVRGQDFDLIPFGFGRRICPGLLLATAKLSVMLASLLNSFDWKVEGGIAPEDLDVEEKFGITLARSRPLRAVAIPL; the protein is encoded by the exons ATGGAGTATGTAGCCATTATAGGTGGATTACTACTTGCCTGGACTTTGCTTCAATGCATTCGTTGCGTAGCAATAAGCAAAAGACGCAACAAAAATATTCCACCAGGGCCAGTTCCCCTGCCATTGATTGGAAATTTGCATAACATTCTTGGTGATCAACCTCATCAGTCCCTTGCCAGGCTTGCCGAGAAGTATGGCCCAATGATCAGCCTCAGAATGGGCCAACTAACGACAGTGGTTATATCTTCATCAGCAGTTGCCAAAGAAGTCCTACAAAAGCAAGATTTGGCCTTCTCCAGCAGAACAATCCCAGATGCACTTCATGCGCATAATCACTCTCAATTCTCTGTGGTGTTTCTACCAGTTTGCTCTCAGTGGAGAAGCCTAAGGAAAGTTTTGAATTTTCATATCTTCTCCAGCAACAGGTTTGACGCAAGTCAACATCTCAG GTCCCAAAAGATCCAAGATTTAATTGATTACTGCCGCAAGTGTAGCCAAAGTGGAGAGGCAGTGAATATAGGCCAAGCTGCTTTCGAGGTAATGATAAATTTAGTTTCTAATACCATTTTTTCCAAGGATGCAGCGGACCCTTATGCAAATTCAGGAAAAGAATTCAAGGAAGTGGTATGGAAAATTATGGAAGAAGCTGGTAGGCCCAATTTTGCTGATTATTTCCCCCTGTTGAAAACGATTGATCCTCAAGGGATAAGGCGACGAATAGGCAAGCATATTGATAAGTTGCTTCAGCTGATTGAGGAACTGATCAACGAACGATTGCAGCAAAGGAGTAAATTGCCAAATAACAGTAGCACTGATTTTCTTGATGCTTTGTTGAATACCAGTCAAGAGGATGCACAGGCAATCAACAGAAATCATATAAAACACTTGTGCCTG GACCTTTTCGTTGCGGGAACGGATACAACTTCAAGTACATTAGAATGGGCAATGGTAGAGGTCATGAGAAAACCATACATAATGAAGAAAGCTAAAAGCGAGCTTGCAGATGTTATTGGCAAAGGCAAGATAATTGAAGAGTACGACATCACCCGCCTCCCTTATTTGCAGTGCCTAGTGAAAGAAACCTTGCGAATGCACCCACCAGTTCCCTTTTTGATTCGCAAGGTCGATCAAGACATCGAGGCGTGTGGCTATTTTATTCCGAAAGATTCTCAAGTTTTAGTGCACGTATGGTCAATAGGCCGTGACCCGGCCATATGGGAGGATCCTCTGGCATTTAAGCCTGAGAGATTTTGGGGTTCGAAAATGGACGTCCGCGGCCAAGATTTTGACCTCATTCCATTTGGTTTTGGCAGAAGAATTTGCCCGGGATTGCTTTTGGCGACCGCGAAATTATCTGTAATGTTGGCTTCATTATTGAATTCATTTGATTGGAAAGTTGAAGGTGGTATTGCTCCTGAGGATTTGGATGTGGAAGAAAAGTTTGGGATTACACTAGCGAGATCACGTCCTTTACGTGCTGTCGCTATTCCGCTATAA